From the Lathyrus oleraceus cultivar Zhongwan6 chromosome 4, CAAS_Psat_ZW6_1.0, whole genome shotgun sequence genome, one window contains:
- the LOC127135920 gene encoding uncharacterized protein LOC127135920, giving the protein MTGVGCDLKSRKLAPRFIDLYEIFGRVGPVAYRVVLPLKFSNLYDVFHVSQLRKYVLDPSHVIPMDDVQVRDNLIVEDLPIRIDDRELKQLRGKEISLVNVVWEALPEEI; this is encoded by the coding sequence ATGACTGGTGTAGGATGTGATTTGAAGTCGAGGAAGCTTGCTCCTCGGTTTATTGATCTGTATGAGATATTCGGGCGAGTTGGACCTGTTGCTTATAGAGTGGTGTTACCACTGAAATTTTCAAATCTATATGACGTGTTCCATGTTTCACAACTTCGGAAGTATGTTCTGGATCCGTCGCATGTGATTCCGATGGATGATGTTCAGGTGAGAGATAACCTTATAGTTGAGGATCTGCCTATTAGGATTGATGATCGAGAACTAAAACAGTTGAGAGGCAAAGAGATTTCTCTCGTGAATGTAGTGTGGGAGGCGCTGCCGGAGGAAATATGA